GCCGCCCAGGTGGTGCTCAGCGAGACCGAGCGGGTGCTGGCCGCAGCGTTCGGCGCGATCCTCGGGCTGCGGCACGTGGACGCGGACGACAACTTCGTCGCGCTGGGCGGCGACTCGATGCTCGCCACCCGGGTCGTCGGGATGGTGCGCGCCGACCTGGGCGTGGAGCTGGGGGTGCGGGACCTGTTCCGCGCGCCGACCGTCGCCGGCCTGGCCAAGCTGATCGAGGACCGGCGATGAACCCGTGGCTGCTGTGCCGCCGCAAGCGCCCCGACGCGCGGCTGCGCCTGTACTGCTTCCCGCACAGCGGCGGGTCGGCGGGCGAGTTCCTGCGGTGGGCCGACGACCTGCCCGACATCGAGGTGTGGGGCGTGCAACTGCCCGGCCGGGGCACCCGCCTGGACGAGCCGTCGCACACCTCGATGACCGACCTGGTGCGCGCGATCGTGGCCCAGGTGGACTTCACCGGGCCGTGCGCGTTCTTCGGGCACAGCCTGGGCGCGCTGGTCGCCTACGAGGTCGCGGTGGCGTTGCGCGACCTCGGGCGGCCGGGCCCGGAACGGCTGCTGGTGTCCGCCCACGAGGCACCGCACCGGCACGTGGGCGACGACACCGCCCACCGGCTCGACCAGGCCGGGCTCATCGCCGCCGTCGAGGAGCAGTTCGGGCCGCTGCCCGCCGAGGTCCGCGACGACCCCGAGTGGCAGGACATGGTCCTGGGCCCGCTGCGCGCGGACCTGTCCGTCGTCGCCGGCTACCGCCATCACCACACCACTCCCCTGGACTGCGCGATCACCGCGCTGGGCGGGTCCGACGACACCGTCGCCGAGCCCGACCTGGCCGGCTGGGACCGGTACACCACCGGCGCGTTCGCACTGCACCTGTTCGCAGGGGGCCACTTCTACTTCCGGGAGCACCACGATGACGTCCTCCGTCGCCTCGCCGCCGACCTTGCGGGCCTTCTTCGATGACCTGTTCCTGGGTCGGGTGCGCTGGGACCTCCTGCGCCCCTTCCCGACCCAGGACCCCGCCGACCGGGCGGCCGGCGACCAGGCCGTCGCCGCCGCCACGGCGCTCGTGCGGGCACACGTCGACCCCGAACTGCTGGACCGCACCGGGGTCCTGCCGGCCGGGTTGACCGACGCGTTGCAGGACGCCGGTTTCTACAAGCTGCTGATGGGTCCGGAGCTGGGCGGACTGGCGTTGTCGCCGTACAACGCGATGCGGGTGGTCGAGGCCGTGGCCAGTTGGTCGCCGGCGGTGGCGTGGTCGCTGGCCATCGGCAACGGGTTCGGCTCCGGCTCCTACCTGCCGATCGTCGAGGACGGGCCGCTGCGCTCGCTGATCGAGCGGCACGTGCGGGCCGGGATCGTGTCCGGCAGCGCCGACACCGAGGCCAACGGGGCCGCCAACCACCGCCGGCACACCACCGCCGTGCCCCACGGGGACGAGTACGTCGTCAACGGCGAGAAGGTGTTCATCGGCAACGGCCCGCTGGCACGGCTGCTCGACGTGGCCTGCACGGTCGAGGTGGACGGGGTCCGGCAGATCCGGTACTTCTTCGTGGAGACCGACTCCCCCGGCTTCGAGGTCGTGACCACGCAGGAGTTCCTCGGGCTCAAGGGCGCGTCGATCGGCGTGCTGCGGTTCACGGACGTGCGGGTACCGGCAGAGAACATGCTGCCCGCGTCGGCCGACGAAGCCCGGTACGCGCCCGAGATCGCCCGCCTGGCGACCCTGGCGCGGACGCTCATCATCGCCTCGCCGTCGCTGGCCATCGCCAAGCTGTGCCTGGGGTGGCAGCGGAACTTCGTCACCCGGCGGGTCATGGACGACCGGCCGTTGGCGTCCTACGAGGAGATCCAGCGGCGGGTCGCCGAGACCGCGGCGGACGTGTTCCTGGTGGAGAGCGTGGTGGCGTGGGGGCTGCTGGGGCAGGACCGCGCCGACACCGGGCCGGACCTGACCGCCGCCAAGAACCTGACCTCGCTGGCGTGCTGGCGGGCGGTCGACCGGACCGTGGGGCTGCTCGGCGGCGAGGGCATCGAGACCGCGCGCAGCAAGGCCCGGCGCGGTGCGCCCGCGTTGCCGGTGGAGCGGTTCGTCCGGGACGCGCGCGGGCTGCGAGTGGCCGGCGGCGTGGACTTCCTGCTGGACTACTGGTCCGCCGAGGGCGGCCTGGAGGCCTGGTACTCGGGGGCTCCGGGTTCCTTCGAGTCCACTGTGGACGACCTTGCGCTGCCGCCGCGGTGCCGTGAGCACTTCCGGTTCCTGGTCGACGAGGCCGCGCGGCTCGGGGACGTGTGCGCTCGTCTGACCGGGTCTTACGGGCGAGAGGAGCTCATGGCCCGGCAGCGGACCGTGATCACGCTGGGCGGGATCGCGCGTGAGCTGTTGGGCATGGCCGTGGTGCTGGCCCGTGCGGGTTCCGACGAGACCGCGTTGTTGGCCGACATCGCCTGTGCGTCCGCGCGGGTCCGCCTGGCGGGGCTGTGGGCGCAGCTCGACGCTTCCGATCCCGACTTCGCGGGTGTCGCCGACGAGTTGTTGCACGGCACCGCGTTCGACTTCCTGACCACCGACGTCATCACCGACATCCCTTCCGTCGAGGACCAGAAATGACCGTGCACACCCTGGTCGCCGCAGCGGCGACCGCCCACCCCTCTCGTATCGCCGTCGTGTCGTCCGAGCGGTCGCTGACCTACGGCGAACTGGACGCCCGTGCCAACGGATTGGCCGCCCGGCTCGTCGCGTCCGGCGTGCGGCCGGGCGACCCGGTCGGCGTGTTCCTGCACCGGTCGGCGGAGTTCGTGCTGGCGGCGCTGGCAGTGCTGAAGGCGGGCGGCCACTACGTGCCGCTCGACCCGGAGTACCCGGCGGCCCGGCTGGAGTACATGCTCGGCGCCGTGTCCTCGCCGGTCGTGGTCACGGTCGGTTCGCTGGCCGGGCGGGTGCCCGGACCGGTGGTGTTGCTGGACGAGCTGCCCGAGCCCGCCGATCCGGTGGACGTTGCCGTGCACCCCGATGACCTCGCCTACGTCATGTTCACGTCCGGCTCGACCGGCAAGCCCAAGGGGGTCGCGGTCACGCACCGGGGGATCGTGCGGCTGGTGCGCGAGCCCGGGTGCGTGTCGCTGGACGGCGAGACCATGCTGCACCTGTCCTCGCCGTCCTTCGACGCGGCCACCTTCGACATCTGGGGTGCGCTGGCCAACGGTGGCCGGCTCGTCGTCGCACCCGCCGGCAAGGCGTCGGTGGCCGAGATCGGCGAGTGGGTGCGGTCGCACGGCGTGACCACGGCGTTCTTCCCGACCGGGCTGTTCCACCTGGTCGTGGACGAGGGTGTGGCGGCGCTGGAGGGGTTGCGGCAGGTCGTGGTCGGCGGGGACGTGCTGTCCGCCGCGCACGCCCGCCGGTTCCTGGCCGCGATGCCGGGGTGCCGGCTGGTCAACGGGTACGGGCCGACCGAGGTCACGACGTTCACCACCTTCCACGACGTGCGGCCGGTGGACGGGCCGGTGCCGATCGGCACGCCGTTGAACCGGACGTACGTGCGGGTGCTGGACGACGACCTCCAGCCGGCCGTCGAGGGCCAGCTGTTCGCGGGCGGTGACGGCGTGGCGCGCGGGTACGTCGGCGACCCGGCGCTGACCGCGCAGCGGTTCGTGCCCGACCCGTGGGTGCCCGGCGGCCGTCTCTACGCGACCGGCGACCTGGTTCGCGAAACGCCCGACGGGCTGGAGTTCCTGGGGCGCATCGACGGGCAGGTCAAGAAGCGCGGCTACCGGGTCGAGCCCGGCGAGGTCGAGGCGGCGCTGCGGGACGACCCCGCCGTGCGGGACGCCGTCGTGGTGGCCACCGGGGACCGGGCCGACACCCGGCGGCTGGAGGCGTTCCTGGTGCTGTCCGGGCCGTTGGCGGAGGTGCGGGAGCGGATGGCGGAGGTGCTGCCGGAGTACCTGGTGCCCGACGTGTGGGTGGAGCTGCCGGTCCTGCCGCTCACGCCCAACGGCAAGGTGGACCGGGCGGCCCTGGTGTCCCAGCCGCGCGGCTCGTCGTCCGTCGAACCCCCGTCGACCGAGGAACCGCCGTTGACCGAGACCGAGACGGTGATCGCCGAGATCTGGCGGGAGGTCCTGGACGTGGAGTCCGTGGGGCGGCACGACGACTTCTTCGCGCTGGGGGGCCACTCGTTGATCGCCAACCGGATCGTGTCCCGGATGCGTCGGACGCTGGGGGTGGACGTTCGCCTGGTCGCGGTGTTCGACCACCCGACCGTGGCCGGGTTGGCCGAACACGTCTCCCGCTGACCCCCTCCGGCGGGGTCAGGCGGGCATACGGTGGTCGCACTCGTCCCACGGCTGGTCGGTGAAGGTCGCGCCGACCGTGATCCGGGCCGCGTAGACGAGGAACGCCCTGCGCTTGGCGGCCTCGTCGCGGTCGTCGGCGGGTGTCGGAGCCGGCTGTTCGTCGTGGGCGAGGCCCATGTAGCCCTTGGGGATGCCGAGTCCCTCGGCGATGCGCGTGAGGGTGTCGTAGTCGTCGACCGGACGGCCGGCGACGACCGCCTCCACGTCGGCGCGCGACTGGCCGGTCAGCGCCACCAGGCGGTCCAGGGACACGCCTTGGCGCAGCAGCAGCCGGTACAGCGGGGTGATCTCGCGGCGGGCCAGCGCGTCCCGGACGCCGTCCTGCTCCCACAGGTGCGGCAGCACGCCGACGGGCGGCTCGCCCCCGGTGTGCACCGCCGCTTCGACCGCGCCGGGTCCGGGCGCGCTGCGGGCCAGCCACTGGGTCCACGCCCACTCCGGTTCGTCGCCGCGCGCTCGGGCACCCGGGGTCAGGCGCAGGCCCTGCACCCCGCCCTCGGGCAGGGAGTACGCCACCGCGGTCACGTCCGGCACGCGGCAGCACGAGTCGCCCAGGATGGCCGCCATCGCGTCGCCGGGCGGACCGCCACGCCAGTACAGGTCGAGCACGTCCCCGCGTCCGACCACGCTCAGCCACGCCGCGCCCCGCCACAACGGCAGCCGTCGCAGCACGCCGCTTGCCGGGGCGAGCGGCACGTCGACGGGCACCGTTGTCAGCTCGCTCTCGTGCGGATCCGCCCTGCGCCACAACGGTTCCCCGACACCGCTGAGCCGATCCGCCGCCTGCCGCCACCGGTCCTTGGTCACGCCCAGCAGCCGGACCCGCGCCGACGTGCCCAGGACCCTCAGGTCCAGGTGCTTGCGGCCGGGCACCGGGCGCAGCCCCGGGATGCCGACGAGGTGGTCACCGACCACGCACGGCAGCACCTCGGCCAGCACGTCGTTGAGGGCGGCATCGGGGACCTCCAGCGCGACGGCGCCGCCCTCCGGCCGCACTCGCCGCACGGCCTGCGTCGACGACAACACCCTGCCACGCCGCCGGAAACCGTCCGTGGTCCGCGCCAGCGCGCACAGCCACGCGGCTTCCAGCGCCTGCTGGGGCAGGTCGCGCGCGGCGGGGACCAGCGGGTCGGAGCCCGCGCGGTCCCAGCCGCGGCGCGCCGTGTTCGGCCTGCCGCCCAGGCACCAGGCGCGCTTCCGCTCGTGCGCGGCCGGCACGCTCACCAGTTCACTCGACACGAACACCTCCGGGAACGCCGCCCGACCGGCGCTGTCACTGTCCCGGGCGTGCTCGGACCGAGCCGCTCGACTTCCTCCTGGGGATCGCGGTGCCCGCCTTCGGCGTGCTTTGGAGGCACCCACTCCGGTCGGGCGGAGGAGCCTCAGCGGTCGCCGCGGCGACCGGACGCCGAACCTACCGCCCCACGCACCCGCACCACACCCACCATCACCCGATCGTGGGACACGAACCTCTTGACCTCCAGGCCGGGGTGATGTACGCACCGCTCGTCGGGTGTGCACAGCGTGCGCACAAGCGTTCAAGACCGCGCACGGTGGGCGGAGTTAGAAACTGCGCGTGATCGGTTTCATCGGACTCGGGCTCATGGGTCAACCCATGGCCGTCAACCTCGCCAAAGCCGGACCGCTGGTCGTCTGGAACCGCACTCCCGACCGGTGCGAGCCCGTCGCGGCGGTCGGGGCGGAGGTGGCCGCCAGTGCGGCCGAGGTGTTCGCCCGCGCGGACGTCGTGGTGCTGATGCTGGCCGACGAACCCGCCGTGGACGCGGTGCTGGCGCGCGGCACGGAGGAGTTCGCCGAGCGGGTGCGGGGGCGGACCGTCGTGCAGATGGGCACCATGGCCGCCGCCTGGTCGCAAGGCCTGGAGGTCGACATCGCGGCGGCCGGCGGGACGTACGTCGAGGCGCCCGTGTCGGGGTCGCGGGGGCCGGCCGAGGCGGGCACGCTCATCGCGATGGTGTCGGGTGAGCACGTGGAGCACGTCAAGCCGGTGCTCGCGCCGATGTGCGCGCAGGTGGTCGAGTGCGGGCCGGTGCCGGGTGCGCTGCTGATGAAGTTCGCGGTCAACATCTTCCTGATCACGCTGGCCACCGGCCTGTCGGAGTCCTACGTCTTCGCCGAGGCGCACGGCCTGGACCTCGGCACCCTCACCACGATCCTCGACGCGGGACCGATGGCGTCCGCGGTGTCCCGGGCCAAGACCGCCAAGCTGCGCGACAGCGACTACGCCCCCCAGGCCGCCGCGCTGGACGTGCTGAAGAACAACCGCCTCATCGCCGAGGCCGCCCGCGCCGCCGGGGTGGCCTCACCCCTGCTGGACGTCTGCCACGCCCTGTTCCGCGAGGCCGTCGAACTCGGTCACGGCGGCTCCGACATGGCCGCCGTCGCCCACGCGATCCGCGCTCGCTCCTGAGACCCCCGCCGCCCACACGGCGGGCGTCAACCCGAAGGCCCGCTTGAACATCCGGGTGAGGTGGCTCTGGTCGGCGAAGCCCGCCGCCACCGCCACCTCGCCCAGCGGCACGCCCGCGCGGATCAGCCGCCGGGCGACGTCGAGCTGGCGCAGCGTCCGGAACCGCGTCGGGCTGGTGCCGAACGCGGCCCGGAACTGCCGGGCGACCGCCCACCGGTCCATCCCCGCCACCCGTTCGAACTCCGCCACCCGGTGCCGCCGGACGGGGTCGTCCACCAGCAACTCCCGCACCCGCCGCACCGCCTCCAGGTCGAGCGCCGCGGACCGCGCCGGACGGGCGTGCTGGGTCAACATGTCGACAACGGCGGTCGTCATCTCCACGGCCTGCACGTCGTCCAGGGGCTGGTCGATGTCCGCCAGCCAGTCCGCGACCGCCCGCGAGGCCGGCGTGGGCTCCAGCACGGGATCAGCCACGAACGGCAACGCCCGACCGCCCAACGCGTCCTGCACCAGGGCGGGGTCGAGGTAGATGATCCGGTAGTCCAACCCTTCCTCGGACCCCGCACCACCGTCGTGCGTCTCGTCCGGGTGCAACACGTGCCACCGCCCCGGCAGGCAGTGCCACGACGACCCCCGGTACCGGAACGCCTGCACCCCGGCCAACGTCAGCCCGACGGCGTAGGTGTCGTGCCGATGCGGCGCGAACGCCACCCCGCGCAACGACGCCGCCATCCGCTCGATCCCGTCCGCCCCACCCCCGAACCGAAGGCGGTAAGCGGTGCCGCGCGCGACCAGAAGTTCCCCGGCCATGGGCACACGCTAGCCGCTACGGTGGCGGGCGTGGCGAACTCGGATGATCAGTACGACGCCCTCGGCGAGGTCTACGAGCGGGCGAAGCACATCCCGACCGGTCTGGCCGAACGCGCGACCCTGCTCGCGGCGCTGCCGCCCCTGCACGGCCGGTCCGTGCTCGACGTCGCCTGCGGCACCGGCTTCTACCCGCGCCTGTTCCGCGCGGCCGGGGCGGAGCGGGTCGTCGGCGTCGACTCCTCGACCGAGATGGTCGCCCACGCCCGCCACGTCGAGCGGCGCGAGCCGCTGGGCATCGAGTACCACCAGCACGACGCGGCGTCCCTGCCCGTGCTCGGGTCGTTCGACGTGGTGACCGCGGTGTGGCTGCTCGGGTACGCCGAGGACGTGGCCGGGCTCGACGCGATGATCGCCAACCTGAAGGCCAACACCGCGCCCGGCGGCACGATCGTCGTCCTGGTGCCGAACCCGGACGCGGACTGGGCGCTGCTGGCCGACTACGGCCGCTACGGCTACGAGGTCGAACGCACCGGCCCCGCCGGCGTGCGGCAACCGGTCGTGGTGCGGGTGCTCGGAGACCCGCCGTTCAAGTTCGACTCGTTCTTCTGGCCCGGCGGGACCTTCGAAGCGGCCCTGTCCCGCGCCGGCCTCGCCGACGTGACCCGCCACGAAACCGTCGTGCCCGACGACGGCCGGGGCGACGGGTTCTGGGACGACCTGCGCCGCAGCCCCAGTTTCGCCGTGTTCAGCGCTCGCCGATAAGCCGCAGGAAGCCCCGCCAACCGGACCAGGAGAAGGCAAGGCTTTCCCCGGTCCGGTTGCGGGTGTTGCGCACGAAGGCACCGGACTCGTGGAGAGCCACCTCGACGCAATCGTCGTTGTCCGAGTAAGTGCTCTTCCGCCACAGCAATGCGGAATGTTCGCCGCCGACGACCATCCGGCACCTCTCCCCTCAGGGCCCCGACCTGGACGAGGTGACGATCAGCGTATGGCACTCGACGGTCACCGGAGAACCGCCGAGAGAGCGAGCGCCATTGCTCCGCGCTCAGCACGTGATCACGCCGAGGTGGAATGGGGTCCCGGCACCAGCGCCGGCATTGTTCGATTAGGAAGCGGGCATCTCCTCCATCAGTCGGTCGATCACGACGTCGAGCGTCTCCGGCGGCGGCGCCAACTGCTCCAGGGTGATGAACCACTCGACGTACTGGCTGACCTGCTTCGGGTTGTTCTGGACGACCGTGCTGCCCCCGGGCCACTCCAGGTAGACCACGTGGTCCTGGTCTTCGGTGGCGAACTCGAAGACCTCGAAATTGCCGCGCATGCCGCGGTGGATGCCCCGGTCGAACGTCAGCACCTGGATGGTGACGTTCGGCTGCCGGCCCCACTCCTTGATCAGCTCCAACTGCTTGCGCATCACGGCCGGACCGCCGACCCACCGCCGCAGCGCCGCCTCGTCCATGATGAAGAAAGCGCGCACCGCGTCCTCGCCGCGAAGGATGCGTTGGCGGTCCATGCGCAGCTTGACCTTGTACTCCAACTGGTCCTCGCTGGAGTACATGCGCAGGATCTCGCGCGCGTAGTCCTCGGTCTGGAGCAGGCCGGGGATGACCAGCGACTGGTACTGCCGGATCAGGGAAGTCGACGACTCGAACTCCAGCAGCGTGATCATGGCGGGGTCGAGGTTGTTCTTGTACCGGTCCCACCACACCCGCTGACGTCCGGCGCGGGCCGTCTGGACCAGGTCGTCGATGAACTCCGGCGACTCGCCGTAGAACTGGAGCAAGGCGCGCAGATCGGTCGTCGAGATGTTCACCGCGCCGGTTTCGATGCGGATGACCTTGCTCGTGGACCAGTCCAGCGCATCGGCGACTTCCCGTTGTGTGCGGCCGGCCCGGTCGCGCGCCTTTCGCAGTTCGGTGCGCAAACGGCGTTGCTGGACCACAGGGTTGCTCACCTGCGCCACAGAGATCCACCTTCCGATCCGCTCCCATGCCATCTGCTATGTGGCATATAGCCAACCGTAAGACCGCTTGGTAACGTCGTGCAAGCCGACATTGCGGACTGTCGCAGTCGGCCTCCTGGCCGGACGGAGTTCCGATGGGCAAAGAGACGTGGGTGACCGAAAGGCGAGTACTGCTCGTCATTCGCAACCTGACGTCTTTCCACCGCCTCCTCGAAGTGGTCGACGGCCTGTTCGCCGGACAGCGCGTCGCCGTGAAGTTCACCATCGACAAGGGCTCCGAATACGTCGGCGACCTGCGCAAACACCTGATCGAAACCGGTTGTGACGTGTTGCCCTGGCAGCACGCGGCCAAGATCGAGTTCGACGCGATCCTGGCCGCGCACGCCGGCAGCGCGTTGCGCCGACTGCGCGGGCCGATCTTGACCATCGCCCACGGAGCCGGTTATCCGCGCATCGTGCCCGAGACGACGGGCTCCACCAATTCACCCACCGGAGTGGCTCGCAGCCAACTGGTCCACGACGGC
This DNA window, taken from Saccharothrix variisporea, encodes the following:
- a CDS encoding thioesterase II family protein, which encodes MNPWLLCRRKRPDARLRLYCFPHSGGSAGEFLRWADDLPDIEVWGVQLPGRGTRLDEPSHTSMTDLVRAIVAQVDFTGPCAFFGHSLGALVAYEVAVALRDLGRPGPERLLVSAHEAPHRHVGDDTAHRLDQAGLIAAVEEQFGPLPAEVRDDPEWQDMVLGPLRADLSVVAGYRHHHTTPLDCAITALGGSDDTVAEPDLAGWDRYTTGAFALHLFAGGHFYFREHHDDVLRRLAADLAGLLR
- a CDS encoding DUF397 domain-containing protein: MVVGGEHSALLWRKSTYSDNDDCVEVALHESGAFVRNTRNRTGESLAFSWSGWRGFLRLIGER
- a CDS encoding AraC family transcriptional regulator; amino-acid sequence: MAGELLVARGTAYRLRFGGGADGIERMAASLRGVAFAPHRHDTYAVGLTLAGVQAFRYRGSSWHCLPGRWHVLHPDETHDGGAGSEEGLDYRIIYLDPALVQDALGGRALPFVADPVLEPTPASRAVADWLADIDQPLDDVQAVEMTTAVVDMLTQHARPARSAALDLEAVRRVRELLVDDPVRRHRVAEFERVAGMDRWAVARQFRAAFGTSPTRFRTLRQLDVARRLIRAGVPLGEVAVAAGFADQSHLTRMFKRAFGLTPAVWAAGVSGASADRVGDGGHVGAAVTEFDGLAEQGVADVQQG
- a CDS encoding class I SAM-dependent methyltransferase, encoding MANSDDQYDALGEVYERAKHIPTGLAERATLLAALPPLHGRSVLDVACGTGFYPRLFRAAGAERVVGVDSSTEMVAHARHVERREPLGIEYHQHDAASLPVLGSFDVVTAVWLLGYAEDVAGLDAMIANLKANTAPGGTIVVLVPNPDADWALLADYGRYGYEVERTGPAGVRQPVVVRVLGDPPFKFDSFFWPGGTFEAALSRAGLADVTRHETVVPDDGRGDGFWDDLRRSPSFAVFSARR
- a CDS encoding non-ribosomal peptide synthetase — protein: MTVHTLVAAAATAHPSRIAVVSSERSLTYGELDARANGLAARLVASGVRPGDPVGVFLHRSAEFVLAALAVLKAGGHYVPLDPEYPAARLEYMLGAVSSPVVVTVGSLAGRVPGPVVLLDELPEPADPVDVAVHPDDLAYVMFTSGSTGKPKGVAVTHRGIVRLVREPGCVSLDGETMLHLSSPSFDAATFDIWGALANGGRLVVAPAGKASVAEIGEWVRSHGVTTAFFPTGLFHLVVDEGVAALEGLRQVVVGGDVLSAAHARRFLAAMPGCRLVNGYGPTEVTTFTTFHDVRPVDGPVPIGTPLNRTYVRVLDDDLQPAVEGQLFAGGDGVARGYVGDPALTAQRFVPDPWVPGGRLYATGDLVRETPDGLEFLGRIDGQVKKRGYRVEPGEVEAALRDDPAVRDAVVVATGDRADTRRLEAFLVLSGPLAEVRERMAEVLPEYLVPDVWVELPVLPLTPNGKVDRAALVSQPRGSSSVEPPSTEEPPLTETETVIAEIWREVLDVESVGRHDDFFALGGHSLIANRIVSRMRRTLGVDVRLVAVFDHPTVAGLAEHVSR
- a CDS encoding NAD(P)-dependent oxidoreductase, with product MIGFIGLGLMGQPMAVNLAKAGPLVVWNRTPDRCEPVAAVGAEVAASAAEVFARADVVVLMLADEPAVDAVLARGTEEFAERVRGRTVVQMGTMAAAWSQGLEVDIAAAGGTYVEAPVSGSRGPAEAGTLIAMVSGEHVEHVKPVLAPMCAQVVECGPVPGALLMKFAVNIFLITLATGLSESYVFAEAHGLDLGTLTTILDAGPMASAVSRAKTAKLRDSDYAPQAAALDVLKNNRLIAEAARAAGVASPLLDVCHALFREAVELGHGGSDMAAVAHAIRARS
- a CDS encoding acyl-CoA dehydrogenase family protein, translated to MTSSVASPPTLRAFFDDLFLGRVRWDLLRPFPTQDPADRAAGDQAVAAATALVRAHVDPELLDRTGVLPAGLTDALQDAGFYKLLMGPELGGLALSPYNAMRVVEAVASWSPAVAWSLAIGNGFGSGSYLPIVEDGPLRSLIERHVRAGIVSGSADTEANGAANHRRHTTAVPHGDEYVVNGEKVFIGNGPLARLLDVACTVEVDGVRQIRYFFVETDSPGFEVVTTQEFLGLKGASIGVLRFTDVRVPAENMLPASADEARYAPEIARLATLARTLIIASPSLAIAKLCLGWQRNFVTRRVMDDRPLASYEEIQRRVAETAADVFLVESVVAWGLLGQDRADTGPDLTAAKNLTSLACWRAVDRTVGLLGGEGIETARSKARRGAPALPVERFVRDARGLRVAGGVDFLLDYWSAEGGLEAWYSGAPGSFESTVDDLALPPRCREHFRFLVDEAARLGDVCARLTGSYGREELMARQRTVITLGGIARELLGMAVVLARAGSDETALLADIACASARVRLAGLWAQLDASDPDFAGVADELLHGTAFDFLTTDVITDIPSVEDQK
- a CDS encoding helix-turn-helix domain-containing protein codes for the protein MSNPVVQQRRLRTELRKARDRAGRTQREVADALDWSTSKVIRIETGAVNISTTDLRALLQFYGESPEFIDDLVQTARAGRQRVWWDRYKNNLDPAMITLLEFESSTSLIRQYQSLVIPGLLQTEDYAREILRMYSSEDQLEYKVKLRMDRQRILRGEDAVRAFFIMDEAALRRWVGGPAVMRKQLELIKEWGRQPNVTIQVLTFDRGIHRGMRGNFEVFEFATEDQDHVVYLEWPGGSTVVQNNPKQVSQYVEWFITLEQLAPPPETLDVVIDRLMEEMPAS